A segment of the Pseudoalteromonas piscicida genome:
GATCATGAACTTGTCAGGACTGGCATAAAACGCATTTTAGATGATGTGCGTGGCTTTAAAGTGGTAGGAGAAGCCAAAACCGGTGAGGAAGCCGTAACCTTTTGTCGCCAAAGTGAGCCTGACATTGTGCTAATGGACATGAACATGCTTGGTATTGGTGGATTGGAAGCGACCAAAAAGATTTGCCGTTACTGTCCTGATATAAAAGTTATTGTGCTTACCGTGCATTGTGAAGATCCTTTTCCAAGCAAGGTAATGCAAATTGGTGCGCATGGTTACCTAACAAAAGGTGCTGGCCCTGATGAAATGATCAATGCAATACGTGCGGTTAATGCTGGTCAACGTTATATTGCGCCAGAAATTGCTCAGCAAATTGCCCTTGCGCAATTTAGTGGCCGCAATGACGAAAACCCTTTCCAATCGCTATCGGAAAGAGAATTGCAGATCATGCTCATGATCACTAAAGGTGAGAAAGCACAAAATATTGCAGATCGCTTGAACCTAAGCTCTAAGACGGTAAATAGTTATCGCTATCGCATGTTTGAAAAGCTCAATGTGAGCGGTGATGTAGAATTAACCCACTTGGCGATTCGCCATAAAATGATCGATATAGATAGCAGTCATTAAGTTCTTTTTAAATGACTGAATTTGACTACAAACCTTTCCTCAAGACATTAACAACAGAACCTGGTGTGTACCGCATGTACGATGTGGACGACCAGGTTATTTATGTTGGTAAAGCAAAAAACCTAAAAAAGCGAGTTTCTAGCTACTTCCGTTCAAATATCACAGATAGTAAAACGCGAGTATTGGTCAGTAATATTGACCATATTGAAGTAACGTTAACGAATACCGAAACCG
Coding sequences within it:
- the uvrY gene encoding UvrY/SirA/GacA family response regulator transcription factor, which encodes MINVLLVDDHELVRTGIKRILDDVRGFKVVGEAKTGEEAVTFCRQSEPDIVLMDMNMLGIGGLEATKKICRYCPDIKVIVLTVHCEDPFPSKVMQIGAHGYLTKGAGPDEMINAIRAVNAGQRYIAPEIAQQIALAQFSGRNDENPFQSLSERELQIMLMITKGEKAQNIADRLNLSSKTVNSYRYRMFEKLNVSGDVELTHLAIRHKMIDIDSSH